A window from Rhinolophus sinicus isolate RSC01 linkage group LG01, ASM3656204v1, whole genome shotgun sequence encodes these proteins:
- the SLC19A3 gene encoding thiamine transporter 2 isoform X2, with translation MDCFQTSPSHSWLYPTVILCLFGFFSMMRPSEPFLIPYLSGPDKNLTSTEMTNEIFPVWTYSYLVLLLPVFVLTDYVRYKPVIVIQGISFVVTWLLLLFGQGVKAMQAVEFFYGMVTATEVAYYAYIYSMVSPEHYQKVSGYCRSITLVAYTAASVLGQLLVSLAKVSYFYLNVITLASVSVAFLFSLFLPMPKKSMFFHANPSKDIQKPSSTNAVLEERQVDETPGCDEEKPSSEIPTLSGNLDDSRWSGPKPQNVALRVFVQWFQDLKECYSSKRLFYWSLWWALSTAGFNQVLNYVQILWDYKAPSQNSFIYNGAVEAIATFGGAVAAFAVGYVKVNWELLGEMALAIFSVVNAGALFLMHYTTDIWACYSGYLIFKTGYMLLITIAVFQIAINLSVERYALVFGINTFVALVIQTIITVIVVDQRGLNLPVSIQFLVYGSYFSVIAGIFLMRSTYIIYSAKCQKKVPSSAISQNP, from the exons ATGGATTGTTTCCAGACCTCGCCGAGCCATTCCTGGCTCTATCCCACTGTCATCCTCTgcttatttggatttttctccaTGATGAGACCCTCAGAACCCTTCCTTATCCCGTATTTATCTGGACCAGATAAAAACCTGACCAGTACAGAG ATGACCAATGAGATCTTCCCTGTGTGGACATACTCTTACCTGGTGCTGCTGCTCCCCGTGTTTGTCCTCACCGATTACGTCCGCTACAAACCAGTCATCGTCATACAAGGGATTAGCTTCGTCGTCACCTGGCTGCTGCTCTTGTTTGGCCAAGGAGTGAAAGCCATGCAGGCTGTGGAGTTCTTCTACGGGATGGTCACCGCCACCGAGGTGGCCTACTACGCGTACATCTACAGCATGGTCAGCCCAGAGCACTACCAGAAAGTGAGCGGTTACTGCAGGAGCATCACGCTGGTGGCCTACACTGCGGCCTCGGTGCTGGGCCAGCTCTTGGTGTCCCTGGCCAAAGTATCGTACTTTTACCTCAATGTCATAACCTTGGCTTCTGTCTCCGTGGCCttccttttctcactttttctaCCAATGCCCAAGAAAAGCATGTTTTTTCATGCAAACCCCAGcaaagacatacagaagccatCGAGCACAAATGCAGTGTTAGAGGAACGTCAGGTGGACGAAACACCGGGCTGCGATGAGGAGAAACCCTCCTCAGAAATACCAACCCTTTCGGGGAACCTGGATGATAGCCGGTGGAGCGGCCCAAAGCCACAAAATGTAGCTTTAAGAGTTTTTGTGCAGTGGTTCCAAGATTTGAAAGAGTGCTACTCTTCAAAGCGTCTTTTTTACTGGTCCCTGTGGTGGGCTCTTTCCACAGCAGGTTTTAACCAGGTTTTGAACTATGTACAAATCCTGTGGGATTACAAGGCACCCTCCCAAAATTCTTTCATCTATAATGGGGCAGTAGAAGCTATCGCAACCTTTGGAG GGGCCGTGGCTGCCTTTGCAGTGGGTTATGTGAAGGTCAACTGGGAACTTCTGGGGGAGATGGCTCTGGCCATCTTCTCAGTGGTCAATGCAGGTGCCCTATTTCTCATGCACTACACGACCGACATTTGGGCATGTTACTCTGGCTATTTGATATTCAAGACTGGCTATATGCTTCTTATAACCATAGCAGT ATTTCAGATCGCCATTAATCTGAGCGTGGAACGTTATGCCCTGGTGTTTGGAATCAACACTTTCGTTGCCCTGGTGATTCAGACCATTATAACTGTCATCGTGGTAGACCAGAGAGGGCTTAACCTGCCAGTCAGCATTCAG TTTTTAGTTTACGGAAGTTATTTTAGTGTCATTGCTGGAATTTTCCTTATGAGAAGCACATACATCATCTACTCAGCCAAATGCCAAAAGAAAGTGCCAAGCTCTGCTATAAGTCAGAATCCGTAA
- the SLC19A3 gene encoding thiamine transporter 2 isoform X1 — MRNNYWSAMDCFQTSPSHSWLYPTVILCLFGFFSMMRPSEPFLIPYLSGPDKNLTSTEMTNEIFPVWTYSYLVLLLPVFVLTDYVRYKPVIVIQGISFVVTWLLLLFGQGVKAMQAVEFFYGMVTATEVAYYAYIYSMVSPEHYQKVSGYCRSITLVAYTAASVLGQLLVSLAKVSYFYLNVITLASVSVAFLFSLFLPMPKKSMFFHANPSKDIQKPSSTNAVLEERQVDETPGCDEEKPSSEIPTLSGNLDDSRWSGPKPQNVALRVFVQWFQDLKECYSSKRLFYWSLWWALSTAGFNQVLNYVQILWDYKAPSQNSFIYNGAVEAIATFGGAVAAFAVGYVKVNWELLGEMALAIFSVVNAGALFLMHYTTDIWACYSGYLIFKTGYMLLITIAVFQIAINLSVERYALVFGINTFVALVIQTIITVIVVDQRGLNLPVSIQFLVYGSYFSVIAGIFLMRSTYIIYSAKCQKKVPSSAISQNP; from the exons CCATGGATTGTTTCCAGACCTCGCCGAGCCATTCCTGGCTCTATCCCACTGTCATCCTCTgcttatttggatttttctccaTGATGAGACCCTCAGAACCCTTCCTTATCCCGTATTTATCTGGACCAGATAAAAACCTGACCAGTACAGAG ATGACCAATGAGATCTTCCCTGTGTGGACATACTCTTACCTGGTGCTGCTGCTCCCCGTGTTTGTCCTCACCGATTACGTCCGCTACAAACCAGTCATCGTCATACAAGGGATTAGCTTCGTCGTCACCTGGCTGCTGCTCTTGTTTGGCCAAGGAGTGAAAGCCATGCAGGCTGTGGAGTTCTTCTACGGGATGGTCACCGCCACCGAGGTGGCCTACTACGCGTACATCTACAGCATGGTCAGCCCAGAGCACTACCAGAAAGTGAGCGGTTACTGCAGGAGCATCACGCTGGTGGCCTACACTGCGGCCTCGGTGCTGGGCCAGCTCTTGGTGTCCCTGGCCAAAGTATCGTACTTTTACCTCAATGTCATAACCTTGGCTTCTGTCTCCGTGGCCttccttttctcactttttctaCCAATGCCCAAGAAAAGCATGTTTTTTCATGCAAACCCCAGcaaagacatacagaagccatCGAGCACAAATGCAGTGTTAGAGGAACGTCAGGTGGACGAAACACCGGGCTGCGATGAGGAGAAACCCTCCTCAGAAATACCAACCCTTTCGGGGAACCTGGATGATAGCCGGTGGAGCGGCCCAAAGCCACAAAATGTAGCTTTAAGAGTTTTTGTGCAGTGGTTCCAAGATTTGAAAGAGTGCTACTCTTCAAAGCGTCTTTTTTACTGGTCCCTGTGGTGGGCTCTTTCCACAGCAGGTTTTAACCAGGTTTTGAACTATGTACAAATCCTGTGGGATTACAAGGCACCCTCCCAAAATTCTTTCATCTATAATGGGGCAGTAGAAGCTATCGCAACCTTTGGAG GGGCCGTGGCTGCCTTTGCAGTGGGTTATGTGAAGGTCAACTGGGAACTTCTGGGGGAGATGGCTCTGGCCATCTTCTCAGTGGTCAATGCAGGTGCCCTATTTCTCATGCACTACACGACCGACATTTGGGCATGTTACTCTGGCTATTTGATATTCAAGACTGGCTATATGCTTCTTATAACCATAGCAGT ATTTCAGATCGCCATTAATCTGAGCGTGGAACGTTATGCCCTGGTGTTTGGAATCAACACTTTCGTTGCCCTGGTGATTCAGACCATTATAACTGTCATCGTGGTAGACCAGAGAGGGCTTAACCTGCCAGTCAGCATTCAG TTTTTAGTTTACGGAAGTTATTTTAGTGTCATTGCTGGAATTTTCCTTATGAGAAGCACATACATCATCTACTCAGCCAAATGCCAAAAGAAAGTGCCAAGCTCTGCTATAAGTCAGAATCCGTAA